In the Pseudolabrys taiwanensis genome, one interval contains:
- a CDS encoding P-II family nitrogen regulator, translated as MKLVIAIIKPFKLDEVRDALTRLGIHGMTVTEVKGYGRQKGHTEIYRGAEYAVSFLPKLRVEVAVAADQVDRVVDAISNSAKTGQIGDGKIFVTPVEQAVRIRTGETNVDAL; from the coding sequence ATGAAACTCGTCATCGCCATCATCAAGCCGTTCAAGCTCGACGAGGTGCGCGATGCCCTCACCCGTCTCGGCATCCACGGCATGACCGTGACCGAGGTGAAGGGCTACGGACGGCAGAAGGGCCATACCGAGATCTATCGCGGCGCCGAATACGCCGTGAGCTTTCTCCCCAAACTCCGGGTCGAAGTCGCGGTGGCCGCCGACCAGGTCGATCGCGTGGTCGATGCGATTTCAAATTCGGCCAAGACCGGCCAGATCGGCGACGGCAAGATCTTCGTCACGCCTGTCGAGCAGGCCGTGCGCATCCGCACCGGCGAGACCAACGTCGACGCTCTCTGA
- a CDS encoding LysR substrate-binding domain-containing protein, with protein sequence MRQLPFLNGIKAFEAAARTGSFAQASAELHVTPAAVSRSVRLLEERMGLSLFQRKPNGLLLTAAGRAYQAGLTQIFDALANLTAQVAALGSPGVTVGVGPTFAIRWLIPRLASFYGEHPGIEVRITTGGAAAPFAADWTCGIYLGDGHWPGLIAEPMFAADLVPVCAPPLAKALRKPADLKNASLLRVAHAAEDWPLWLKAAGVAQFAPTGSQFEYYGQALQAAVDGLGVAMGIRPYIDDDLAAGRLVAPFDLAVPKGERWYLVYDRARTDEPGFAAFRAWLMRVAQGA encoded by the coding sequence ATGCGTCAGCTACCATTCCTCAATGGTATCAAGGCCTTCGAGGCCGCCGCGCGCACGGGCAGCTTCGCCCAGGCTTCCGCTGAGCTGCACGTCACGCCGGCGGCGGTCAGCCGATCGGTGCGGCTACTCGAGGAGCGGATGGGGCTGTCGCTGTTTCAGCGCAAGCCGAACGGCCTGCTGCTGACCGCGGCGGGCCGCGCCTATCAGGCAGGGCTGACCCAGATCTTCGACGCGCTGGCCAACCTCACCGCGCAGGTTGCGGCGCTCGGCTCGCCCGGCGTCACCGTCGGCGTCGGTCCGACCTTCGCGATCCGTTGGCTTATCCCGCGGCTCGCCTCGTTCTACGGCGAGCATCCGGGCATCGAGGTGCGCATCACGACGGGCGGCGCCGCGGCGCCGTTCGCCGCCGACTGGACCTGCGGCATCTATCTCGGCGACGGCCATTGGCCGGGATTGATCGCCGAGCCGATGTTTGCCGCCGACCTTGTGCCGGTGTGCGCGCCGCCGCTCGCCAAGGCGCTGAGAAAGCCCGCCGATTTGAAGAACGCCAGCCTGTTGCGCGTCGCGCACGCTGCGGAGGACTGGCCTCTGTGGCTCAAGGCCGCCGGCGTCGCGCAGTTTGCGCCTACCGGGTCGCAATTCGAATATTACGGGCAGGCCTTGCAAGCGGCCGTCGACGGCCTGGGCGTCGCGATGGGCATTCGTCCGTACATCGATGACGATCTGGCGGCGGGGCGCCTGGTGGCGCCGTTCGATCTCGCCGTGCCGAAAGGCGAGCGCTGGTATCTGGTCTACGATCGGGCCCGCACCGACGAGCCGGGCTTTGCGGCGTTCCGCGCCTGGCTGATGCGCGTGGCGCAAGGCGCGTAA
- a CDS encoding ammonium transporter yields MLTSTALVLMMTIPGLGLFYGGMVRKKNVLATVMQSFAITCLVTVLWMILGYSMAFTEGSMNAYIGSFSKLFLAGVGAETTNSLAATIPETVFITFQMTFAIITPALIAGAFAERMKFSAMMWFMGLWLIFVYCPIAHWVWGGGFLGSAGVLDFAGGTVVHINAGVAGLVCALILGKRKGYGTVSMAPYNLVYAFIGASLLWVGWFGFNAGSAAASNALAGAAMINTQVATAAAALAWMFAEWIIAKKPSVLGIVSGAVAGLVAVTPASGFVNPTGALIIGLLAGVGCYIAAVHVKKALGYDDSLDAFGVHGVGGIIGAILTGVFADAAVNPLGKDASVGTQIYGVAVTIIYTAIVTAIILYIVKAVIGLRPTEQGEEEGLDITLHGETVQ; encoded by the coding sequence ATGCTGACTTCGACCGCGCTCGTTCTGATGATGACCATCCCGGGCCTCGGCCTGTTCTACGGCGGCATGGTGCGTAAGAAGAACGTGCTTGCCACCGTGATGCAGTCCTTCGCCATCACCTGTCTCGTCACCGTGCTCTGGATGATCCTCGGCTATTCGATGGCCTTCACCGAAGGCAGCATGAACGCCTACATCGGCAGCTTCTCGAAGCTGTTCCTCGCCGGTGTCGGCGCCGAAACGACGAACTCGCTCGCGGCCACGATCCCCGAGACCGTGTTCATCACCTTCCAGATGACCTTCGCCATCATCACGCCCGCCCTCATCGCCGGCGCCTTCGCCGAACGTATGAAGTTCTCGGCGATGATGTGGTTCATGGGTCTCTGGCTGATCTTCGTGTACTGCCCGATCGCGCACTGGGTCTGGGGCGGCGGCTTCCTCGGTTCGGCCGGCGTGCTCGACTTCGCCGGCGGCACCGTGGTGCATATCAACGCTGGCGTTGCCGGCCTGGTGTGCGCGCTGATCCTCGGCAAGCGTAAGGGCTACGGCACCGTCTCGATGGCGCCGTATAACCTGGTCTATGCCTTCATCGGCGCCTCGCTGCTGTGGGTCGGCTGGTTCGGCTTCAACGCCGGTTCGGCTGCGGCCTCCAACGCGCTCGCTGGTGCGGCCATGATCAACACCCAGGTTGCCACCGCTGCGGCGGCGCTCGCCTGGATGTTCGCCGAGTGGATCATCGCGAAGAAGCCGAGCGTCCTCGGCATCGTCTCCGGCGCGGTTGCCGGTCTCGTCGCCGTCACCCCGGCTTCGGGCTTCGTCAATCCGACCGGCGCGCTGATCATCGGCCTCCTCGCTGGCGTCGGCTGCTACATCGCCGCCGTCCATGTGAAGAAGGCGCTGGGCTACGATGACTCGCTCGACGCTTTCGGCGTCCACGGCGTCGGCGGCATCATCGGTGCGATCCTGACCGGTGTCTTCGCTGATGCGGCGGTCAACCCGCTCGGCAAAGATGCGAGCGTCGGCACGCAGATCTACGGCGTCGCGGTGACGATCATCTACACGGCGATCGTGACGGCGATCATCCTCTACATCGTCAAGGCGGTGATCGGCCTGCGTCCGACCGAGCAGGGCGAAGAGGAAGGCCTCGACATCACGCTGCACGGCGAAACCGTGCAGTAA
- a CDS encoding P-II family nitrogen regulator, which yields MKIVMAIIKPFKLDEVRDALTSIGVQGLTVTEVKGYGRQKGHTEIYRGAEYAVSFLPKIKVEVAVSTDQVDKVVSAISGAAKTGQIGDGKIFVFGLDHAVRIRTGETDAAAL from the coding sequence ATGAAAATCGTCATGGCCATCATCAAACCCTTCAAGCTGGACGAGGTCCGTGACGCTCTGACCTCCATCGGCGTGCAGGGTCTGACTGTTACTGAGGTCAAGGGGTATGGGCGTCAGAAGGGGCACACGGAAATTTATCGTGGCGCCGAATATGCGGTGAGCTTCCTCCCGAAGATTAAGGTCGAAGTCGCCGTTTCTACGGATCAAGTCGACAAGGTTGTCAGCGCCATCAGCGGTGCCGCCAAGACCGGCCAGATCGGCGACGGCAAGATTTTCGTCTTCGGCCTCGATCACGCCGTGCGCATCCGCACTGGCGAGACCGATGCTGCGGCGCTCTGA